The segment CCAAGCGGCGGAGTGGTGGACGATCTGCTCGTATACCGGCTGGGTGAGGAGCGTTACATGCTTGTCGTCAATGCGTCCAATATCGACAAGGACTTCCAGTGGCTGCAGGAGCATCTTACCGCTGAATTCAGCGGTGTTACCCTGAAGAATATCTCGGATGAGACGCTGCTGCTCGCCTTGCAGGGTCCGCTGGCAGAGACGATTCTGTCCAAGGTCACGCAGGTGTCTCTAACAGAGCTTAAGCCGTTCCACTTCATCGAACATGCTGAAATCTGCGGCGTCACCGTCCTGCTCTCCCGTACCGGATATACTGGCGAGGACGGCTTCGAACTGTATGCTCCCGCAGATACAGCAGCAGCACTCTGGAACGGCCTGCTGGCCGCAGGCGCACCCCATGGCCTGACTCCCGCCGGACTCGGCGCACGCGATACGCTCCGCTTCGAAGCCAAGCTGCCGCTGTACGGCCAGGAGCTGTCGGCGGAGATTACGCCGCTTGAAGCGGGTGTCCAGTTCTTCGTGAAGCTGGATGCAGGCGATTTCATCGGCCGTGACGCCCTGCTGAAGCAGAAGGAAGCCGGTCTGCCCCGGCGTCTTGTGGGCCTGGAGATGATCGACCGCGGCATTCCCCGCTCCCACTACCCCGTGTACGCGGACGGAGTCAAGATCGGTGAAGTAACGACAGGCACCCAATCCCCGACACTGAAACGGAATCTCGGACTTGCCCTGCTGGATGCTGCCTATACGGAGATCGGCACAGAGGTGTATGTGGAGATTCGCGGCAAGCAGCTTAAGGCTGCCGTCATCAAAGCCCCATTCTACAAAAGAAGCCAAGGAGTGAAGCCGCAATGAAGCACCGCTATCTGCCTATGACCGAGCAAGACCGTGCAGAAATGATGGAGACCGTAGGCATCCAGTCCATCGATGAGCTGTTCGCGGATATTCCGCAGTCCGTCCGCTACCAGGGAACGATGCCGATGTCCGGCGCTCTGGACGAATACGCACTGCTTCGCCATATGAAGGGTCTGGCTGACAAGAATGCCGACTTCGACACGCACACCAGCTTCCTGGGCGCCGGATTGTATGATCACCATGTTCCGGTTGTCATCAACCATGTGATTTCCCGTTCGGAATTCTATACTGCTTACACTCCTTACCAGCCGGAGATCAGTCAGGGGGAGCTTCAGGCGATCTTTGAATTCCAGTCGTATATCTGTGAGCTGACCGGAATGAAGGTTGCCAATGCCAGTATGTATGACGGCGCAACCGCCTTCTCCGAAGCGGCTGTGCTGGCCGCAGGCGCCACCAAACGCAAGAAGCTGATTGTCTCCCGTACGGTTCACCCGGAAGCGCGTCAGGTGCTTCGTACCTCCGCCAACGCCTGGGGTCTGCAAATTGTGGAGATTGACTACGCAGACGGGGTAACGGATCTCGCCAAGCTGGCCGAAGCCATTGATAGCGATACGGCCGCTGTGCTGGTTCAGTCGCCGAACTTCTTCGGCGGTATTGAGAATCTGCGCCAGATCGAGCCGCTGATCCATGCGGTCAAGGGACTGCTCGTGGTCAGCGCGAACCCGATTGCGCTCGGCGTGCTGGAATCCCCGGGAAGGCTCGGGGCAGACATCGTCGTCGGTGATGCGCAGCCGCTCGGAATTGCCGCTTCGCTCGGCGGTCCGACCTGCGGATTCTTCGCGGTGGCTGAGCCGCTGATGCGCCGGATGCCGGGCCGAATCGTCGGCCAGACGGTTGACCGGAATGGCAAGCGCGGCTTCGTGCTGACGCTGCAAGCGCGCGAACAGCATATCCGCCGTGAGAAGGCGACCTCGAATATCTGCTCCAACCAGGCACTCTTGGCACTGTGCGCTTCCGTCTACTTGTCCGTAATGGGCAAGGAGGGCATGCGTGAGGTTGGTGAGCTGAACATCCGCAAGAGCCATTATGCCGCTGGGCGGCTGGCTGAAATCACTGGCGCAGAGCGCGTCTTCACTGCCCTATTCTTCAATGAATTCGTCCTGAAGCTCCCGGAGGGCAGCAGTGTGAGTGCAGTTAACTCCAAGCTGCTGAAGGAAGGCTATCTGGGCGGCTATGACTTAAGCCGGGATTATCCCGAGCTGGCCGGACATATGCTGGTGGCCGTAACGGAGAAACGAAGCAAGACCGAAATTGACGAATTCGCAAGCGCACTGGAGGGCTGTGTATGAAACCGGAACAAAGTCTGATTTTTGAATTAAGCCGTCCCGGCCGCTCGGCCTACTCCCTGCCTCTGTGTGATGTGCCGCAGGGCGAGGCCCTTGGCTCACTCATTCCCGAAGGGCTGCTGCGCAGTGAGCCGGTCGTACTGCCGGAGGTATCGGAAGTGGATGTCATCCGCCACTATACCGCCCTGTCCCGCCGCAACTTCGGAGTCGATAACGGCTTCTATCCGCTTGGCTCCTGCACGATGAAATACAACCCCAAGATCAACGAGGATGTCGCCCGCTTCCCGGGACTCTCCAAGATCCATCCGTACCAGCCGGAAGAGAGCATCCAGGGGGCGCTTGAACTGATGTACACGCTGCAAAAGGATCTCGCCGCCCTGACCGGCATGGATGCCGTATCCCTGCAGCCCGCTGCCGGCGCCCATGGCGAGTGGACCGGCCTGATGATGATCCGCGCCTACCATGAGAGCCGCGGCGAGGTCCGCACCAAGGTCATCGTGCCGGATTCCTCGCACGGGACCAACCCGGCGAGCGCAGCAGCAGCGGGACTGGATACCGTGACCATCCCCTCCAACGACAAGGGAATGGTTGATCTCGAAGCGCTGAAGGCGGCGGTTGGCAGCGACACCGCTGCGCTGATGCTCACGAACCCGAGTACCCTCGGACTCTTCGAGACGCAGATTGTCGAGATCGCGGCGATTGTCCATGAAGCGGGCGGCCTGCTCTATTATGACGGAGCGAACTCCAACGCGATTATGGGCATCACCCGGCCGGGCGATATGGGCTTCGATGTGGTGCATCTCAACCTGCACAAGACGATGAGTACGCCGCACGGCGGCGGAGGTCCGGGAGCCGGACCAGTCGGTGTGAAGGCGAAGCTGATCCCGTTCCTGCCGCAGCCTACGGTGGCCCAGAACGAAGACGGCAGCTTCACGCTGGACTGCGGCGGGCCGGAATCGATCGGCCGCGTCAAAGCCTTTTACGGCAACTTCGGGATTCTCGTCCGTGCATATGCCTATATCCGCACCTACGGTCCCGACGGCCTGCGTGAGGTGTCCGAGAACGCTGTGCTGAACGCCAACTATATGATGCACCGGCTGGCTCCTTACTTCGAGATTCCCTTCCCGGGGGTCTGCAAGCATGAATTCGTGATGTCCGGCAAGAACCTTAAGCAGTACGGTGTACGTACCCTCGATGTAGCCAAACGGCTGCTTGACTTCGGCTATCATCCGCCAACCGTCTACTTCCCACTGACGGTAGAGGAATGTATGATGATTGAGCCGACCGAGACCGAGAGCAAGGAGACGCTCGACGGCTTCATTGAGACCATGATCCGAATCGTCAAGGAAGCCGAGGAGACGCCGGAGATTGTCATTAATGCACCGCATACGACTGAAATCAGCCGCCTGGATGAGACGCAGGCCGCGCGTAAGCCGGTACTTAACTGCTCCTGCGGTTAACCTTCTGCCAGAGAAGCCGGACTTAGATGGTACACCAAATAGCCGGGTCAGCGATACATTGGTATCACTGCCCGGCTATTTGACATATGTACCTGATGCAGATTTCCCCGGCTACGGCGTAAGCCGCTTCACGAACTGGAAGCGGTCATTCACCCGCATTTTACTATAGATGCTCTTCAGCATATTGCGCACGGTGCCTTCACTGATTCCCAGATCGCTTCCGATATGCAGCGCACTCTTCTCCATCAGCCACAGCCTCGCTACCTCCTGCTCCCGCGCGGTCAGCTTATACTCCAGCAATGTGGATTCAAGCCGGTACTGCTGCATCTCCGGGTTCTTCTCCATCCACTTCTCCATGATATTCTCAGCAATCTGCTGCACGAAGGGAATGGCGAATTCAATAGGCTCTCCTCTATTAAAAGAAATATCAACATATCCGTAAACGGTATCATGATCCTGCAAGGGAGCGCATACACAGTTCCAGTCGCGGAAGGTCTGATCCGTATGCTCCGTCCCCCGCACCACCCCGATGCAGTTCATCTCCATCGCCAGCGATACGGCATTCATTCCCGCCTGCTGCCTGCTTAAGCTGACCCCCGGACGCAGCTCCGCCTGCTCCATCTCGGCCTGCGTCTCCGAAGAAGAATAGACCAGCTCCAGAATGGTCCCCGCCTTGTCCGTCAGGAACACCACATAAGGAATGGAGAGCAGCTGGCTTAATTTGTTCATTTCACTGCGGATGGAAGCAATCATAGCTCTATGATAGATATGCTCCCTGGATTCTTCAGAAGAACCCGCCACGGACATTCCGCTCTGGACATCAACTTGGGTTGCATCCAGCGGCCGGAAGGCTTCAAGTTCGCTTGCTTCTAAATCTCCAGGCATACTCCATGCTCTTGATTGATTAAAGACTCTCACAAACGATCCCTCCATTTTTACCAATTCCTATATAATCAATTTTAAAAGAAAGCATTATAACATACAATTACGGAATAATGAACATTCAGTATTGGATCTGTAAATCCCCGCGTTAGCGCTGTAAAATGTAGAAATCTGTTCACTCTTATATTTCCACATCATTCCGGGAGGTTCGACATGCTTCGCATCGGCTATCTATCGGCTGCTCTTAATCTGGCTACTGCCATGGTGTCATTCCTGCGCTTCGGCAGTAATTATGCCCTGCTCATCATGGCCAGCTATACCCTCTTAACCCTTGCGGGATACCGGCTGCTGCAGAACAAAAGGACATTATATCTTATCCCTCTGCTCACCTTCAGCTGTTCATTCCTCTTATACAACGTGACCTATGTATTGTTGAAGCAGATTAATCTCGTAGACCTGTATGCTGTAGACTGGAGACTCGAGGTTCAGCTGGCGCTTCCCCTGCTGGTAGGGTTCGCCGTCCAGTCTCTCTTTAAGCGGAGCGGCAAATCCCGGTTGGTGTAGGCTTCCGGGGTTGCCGCTTTTTTTTGCAAAATCGACTTAAACTGATAGTTTTCGACATCTGCTCAGTGATATATTTACTCTTACGTCTGTCAGACCGCTGAGGATTCAGAAGTTTTCTCCGCAGGCATCTGCGGTAACGCTTTCAGAGCAATGAACAGGAGGGTTAAGCTTGAGTATGATTGAAGCCAAAGGGCTGAGTAAGTCCTTCATGCAGGCGGTGAAGGAGCCGGGCCTTAAGGGGGCGGTGAAGCATCTCTTCCTGCCCAGGCATATTGAGAAGGTGGCGGTCAAGCCGCTGGACCTGAGGATCGAAGCGGGGGAGACGGTGGCCTACGTGGGACCGAACGGCGCCGGTAAATCGACTACCATCAAGATGCTGACCGGCATTCTGATGCCTTCCTCCGGGAGTATCTCGGTGAACGGGATTAATCCGTACCGCAAAAGAATGGAAAACGCCGCCCAGATCGGCGCAGTCTTCGGGCAGCGCACCCAGCTGTGGTGGGATATTCCGATTGCCGAGTCCTTCTCGCTGCTGAAGGATATCTATCAGATTCCGGATGCCCTCTACAGGAAGAACATGGACTTGTTCACCGACATGCTCGGGATGAGCGAATTCATCCACCTGTCCGCACGTAAGCTCTCGCTGGGTCAGCGCATGCGTGCCGATCTGGCCGCAGCCCTGCTGCATAATCCGCCGATTCTGTATCTCGATGAGCCGACGATTGGCCTTGATGTATCTGTGAAGGAGAAGATCCGCGGGTTCATTAAGCAGATCAACCAGGAGCAGCAGACGACCGTGATGCTGACGACCCATGACCTGGGCGACATTGAGGACCTGTGCAAGCGGCTGGTCATTATCGATCACGGCGCGATTATTTATGACGGTACGCTGAGCGAGGTCAAGGCCCGTTTTGCCAAAAACCGGGTCATCTTCTTCCAGGTACGCTCCCCCATGCCGGAATTGTACGAGCTGCTGGAGCAGAGCCCCGGGCTGAAGCTGGAACAGCAGAGCAGCCAGGAGTTCTCGGTCACCTTTGACCGGTATGAATATACCGCCAGTGAAGTGGTTAGCCGGGTGATGAAGCATGGGGAGGTACTCGATTTCCGCATGGAGGATACCCACATTGAGCAGGTCATTAAAGCTGTCTATGACGGTCATCTGGACTTGAACGAGCACCGGGGAGCAAGGGGGCAGGCGCACCATGACGACAGCAGCCCGGCTTAACAAATACAGAAGTATTGCCAATCGTTCTCTGCAAAATGTGATGGCCTACCGGAACTCCTATATCATTAATTTACTGGCGAACTCGATTAATCTCGTAGCGATCTTCTTCCTCTGGCAGGGAATCTATGGCGGGCGCGAGGCGGTGGGCGGTTACTCCTGGGATCAGATGAAGACCTATCTGCTGGTGACCTTCCTGGCTAATTCCGTCTTATCCTGGTATTCCGAGACTGCCATTTCCGGCAAAATCCTGGACGGCAGCGTCGCCATGGACCTGCTGAAGCCGATTGATTTCCAGACGGCCCGATTCGCCGAGACCTTGGGTGCGAGCCTGCTGGAGGGGGCGATGAGTACGGTTCTGCTGATCGTGTTCGCCACCTTCCTTACCGGAGTGACCTTCCCCCACTCGCCGATCGTCTATCTGCTGTTTGCGGTTAGTCTGCTCTGCGCGGTTGTGGTCAAATTCGGCGTGGTCTATCTGGCGGCTCTCTTATGCTTCTGGTCGACGGGTTCACTGGGGATTGTCTGGACGCGGATTGCGCTCACTAACCTGCTGTCGGGCGCGCTGGTGCCATTGGCCTTCTTCCCGGACTGGCTGGAAAAGCTGGCGCTGCTGCTGCCCTTCCAGGCCATCATTCATACGCCGACGATGATCTTCCTGCAACAGGCAGATACGTGGGAAAGCCTGCGGCTGATCGGCCTTCAGCTCTTTTGGGGGGCAGGGCTCTGGATGGCGGGCAAAGCCATGTGGAACTGGGCGGTCCGCCAGGTGACCATTCATGGGGGCTAAGGCTGAAGGAGGACGCAGAATGAAAATATCGCAAATGCTCTATCTCTATAGAAGGCTGTATGTGCAGCAGCTTAAGGCGATTCTGGAGTATAATAAAGACTTTTACATCCTGATGTGTTCGGCAGCCTTGACGCAGGTATTGGGGTTCGTGTTCCTGTGGGTGATCTATGACCGGATTCCGGATATTCAGGGCTGGCAGTTCTGGGAGGTCACCTTCATGTACGCTATGATCTTCCTGACGGAGGGGGCGGGTTCGCTGTTCTTCGAGGGCAGCTGGAGGCTGGGCAGGCTGGTCAACACAGGAGAGCTGGACCGTTATCTGCTGCGGCCGGTGCCGGTGGTTCTTCAGGTGTTCTGCACAGGGATTGGGATTAACGGACTCGGCAATCTGCTCATCGGCGGGGTCATCATCTGGCAGTCGCTTGTGCACAGCCCCATCCACTGGACTACGGGCAAGGCCGCCATTCTTATCCTGTTATTCGTCACAGCGGTCATTATCCGGGTATCCATTAACCTCATGGGTAACTCGGCGGCCTTCTGGATTCGCAATGCCGGGAATGCATTCCCGCTAATGGTGCATAATCTGTCCGATCTGGCCAAATATCCGATTACCCTGTTTCCGCAGGCGATCCGCATCTTCATTTCGACGGTGCTGCCCTATGCGTTCATCAGCTTCTACCCGGCAACCTATATTTTCGGCAAAAGCGGCTGGTCCGGCTGGTGGCTCCTCGCCCCTGTCGCGGCTATCGGAAGCGCGGCTGCGGCTTACGGGGTCTTCCGGTACGGGCTGTCCCGGTATGAGAGTACGGGGAACTGAATGTTAGTTTAAATACATTTGGAGCAGGACCAGTGTTAGTTCATTGATGGACGCTCCGCAAACGGACCGTTGTTCCAATCGCTCTGCTGTTTAAGCAGAGCACGGGTACCTCTTAAAAAGACCGCATAACACCTCTAACGCGCGATAAACAGCCGCTTCTCCAGATCCAAGTCGTACACCTGCGGCTTCAGCTCCGGGTCGGTCCCGGCACCCTCAGGCGAGTGTACCACTAACTGTTCATTCTGGTTAGCGGGTACGGGTTGAATCTCGGAGTAGACCAGCGTGTCATGCACGATATCCCCTTGCTTGAAGGACAGGGGAAATACTTCTCCGCTCATCTTATTGACCGCGAAGGCGTAAGCAACTAATCCA is part of the Paenibacillus sp. FSL M7-0420 genome and harbors:
- the gcvPA gene encoding aminomethyl-transferring glycine dehydrogenase subunit GcvPA, with the translated sequence MKHRYLPMTEQDRAEMMETVGIQSIDELFADIPQSVRYQGTMPMSGALDEYALLRHMKGLADKNADFDTHTSFLGAGLYDHHVPVVINHVISRSEFYTAYTPYQPEISQGELQAIFEFQSYICELTGMKVANASMYDGATAFSEAAVLAAGATKRKKLIVSRTVHPEARQVLRTSANAWGLQIVEIDYADGVTDLAKLAEAIDSDTAAVLVQSPNFFGGIENLRQIEPLIHAVKGLLVVSANPIALGVLESPGRLGADIVVGDAQPLGIAASLGGPTCGFFAVAEPLMRRMPGRIVGQTVDRNGKRGFVLTLQAREQHIRREKATSNICSNQALLALCASVYLSVMGKEGMREVGELNIRKSHYAAGRLAEITGAERVFTALFFNEFVLKLPEGSSVSAVNSKLLKEGYLGGYDLSRDYPELAGHMLVAVTEKRSKTEIDEFASALEGCV
- a CDS encoding ABC transporter permease — protein: MTTAARLNKYRSIANRSLQNVMAYRNSYIINLLANSINLVAIFFLWQGIYGGREAVGGYSWDQMKTYLLVTFLANSVLSWYSETAISGKILDGSVAMDLLKPIDFQTARFAETLGASLLEGAMSTVLLIVFATFLTGVTFPHSPIVYLLFAVSLLCAVVVKFGVVYLAALLCFWSTGSLGIVWTRIALTNLLSGALVPLAFFPDWLEKLALLLPFQAIIHTPTMIFLQQADTWESLRLIGLQLFWGAGLWMAGKAMWNWAVRQVTIHGG
- the gcvT gene encoding glycine cleavage system aminomethyltransferase GcvT gives rise to the protein MESLRRTPFYDLYAAYAESRCIDFGGWELPVQFTGIVKEHEAVRNQAGLFDVSHMGEFMVTGEGAEAFLQRMTTNDVSRLEDGAAQYTLMLYPSGGVVDDLLVYRLGEERYMLVVNASNIDKDFQWLQEHLTAEFSGVTLKNISDETLLLALQGPLAETILSKVTQVSLTELKPFHFIEHAEICGVTVLLSRTGYTGEDGFELYAPADTAAALWNGLLAAGAPHGLTPAGLGARDTLRFEAKLPLYGQELSAEITPLEAGVQFFVKLDAGDFIGRDALLKQKEAGLPRRLVGLEMIDRGIPRSHYPVYADGVKIGEVTTGTQSPTLKRNLGLALLDAAYTEIGTEVYVEIRGKQLKAAVIKAPFYKRSQGVKPQ
- a CDS encoding ABC transporter ATP-binding protein encodes the protein MIEAKGLSKSFMQAVKEPGLKGAVKHLFLPRHIEKVAVKPLDLRIEAGETVAYVGPNGAGKSTTIKMLTGILMPSSGSISVNGINPYRKRMENAAQIGAVFGQRTQLWWDIPIAESFSLLKDIYQIPDALYRKNMDLFTDMLGMSEFIHLSARKLSLGQRMRADLAAALLHNPPILYLDEPTIGLDVSVKEKIRGFIKQINQEQQTTVMLTTHDLGDIEDLCKRLVIIDHGAIIYDGTLSEVKARFAKNRVIFFQVRSPMPELYELLEQSPGLKLEQQSSQEFSVTFDRYEYTASEVVSRVMKHGEVLDFRMEDTHIEQVIKAVYDGHLDLNEHRGARGQAHHDDSSPA
- a CDS encoding ABC transporter permease, coding for MKISQMLYLYRRLYVQQLKAILEYNKDFYILMCSAALTQVLGFVFLWVIYDRIPDIQGWQFWEVTFMYAMIFLTEGAGSLFFEGSWRLGRLVNTGELDRYLLRPVPVVLQVFCTGIGINGLGNLLIGGVIIWQSLVHSPIHWTTGKAAILILLFVTAVIIRVSINLMGNSAAFWIRNAGNAFPLMVHNLSDLAKYPITLFPQAIRIFISTVLPYAFISFYPATYIFGKSGWSGWWLLAPVAAIGSAAAAYGVFRYGLSRYESTGN
- the gcvPB gene encoding aminomethyl-transferring glycine dehydrogenase subunit GcvPB, coding for MKPEQSLIFELSRPGRSAYSLPLCDVPQGEALGSLIPEGLLRSEPVVLPEVSEVDVIRHYTALSRRNFGVDNGFYPLGSCTMKYNPKINEDVARFPGLSKIHPYQPEESIQGALELMYTLQKDLAALTGMDAVSLQPAAGAHGEWTGLMMIRAYHESRGEVRTKVIVPDSSHGTNPASAAAAGLDTVTIPSNDKGMVDLEALKAAVGSDTAALMLTNPSTLGLFETQIVEIAAIVHEAGGLLYYDGANSNAIMGITRPGDMGFDVVHLNLHKTMSTPHGGGGPGAGPVGVKAKLIPFLPQPTVAQNEDGSFTLDCGGPESIGRVKAFYGNFGILVRAYAYIRTYGPDGLREVSENAVLNANYMMHRLAPYFEIPFPGVCKHEFVMSGKNLKQYGVRTLDVAKRLLDFGYHPPTVYFPLTVEECMMIEPTETESKETLDGFIETMIRIVKEAEETPEIVINAPHTTEISRLDETQAARKPVLNCSCG
- a CDS encoding LuxR C-terminal-related transcriptional regulator, which translates into the protein MPGDLEASELEAFRPLDATQVDVQSGMSVAGSSEESREHIYHRAMIASIRSEMNKLSQLLSIPYVVFLTDKAGTILELVYSSSETQAEMEQAELRPGVSLSRQQAGMNAVSLAMEMNCIGVVRGTEHTDQTFRDWNCVCAPLQDHDTVYGYVDISFNRGEPIEFAIPFVQQIAENIMEKWMEKNPEMQQYRLESTLLEYKLTAREQEVARLWLMEKSALHIGSDLGISEGTVRNMLKSIYSKMRVNDRFQFVKRLTP